ATTACAATTCGGAAATTATTAACCCCAAAAGTAATGGTTAATTTAATTGATAATGCTGATCGAGGTGTTCCAAAAGTAGCAATTAACAATAATTTACTAACTTTGAGTTTTAGTTCTTTTTCGGTTAGCGGTTGATCAGATCCAAAAGGAATGATTTGAGGGGATATTTTTAATGCCCCAAATACAATTACTGAAGATATTTGCAAAGAAATTACAACAAATTTAAATGAGTTTTTTCCACGCTTAGATTGATTAAAAGTCTATGATTTAATTTAAGTTATTTTTGTCAATATTTTTTATTAATTGCAAATAATGTTAACAAAGTAAAACCACTATTAACAACTAATATTCAAGTCATAATACTAAAACCTAAGTATCATTGTTTTTTTAAAACAAGATTATAATCAACATTTGTAATTAGTTGGACAGCTCAAATTGTTACAAAGAAAAACACAAGAGCAAAAATTAGATTAAGAAAATAAAAATAATAACCAAGAGTAACCTTTTGGTTTTCTTTTGGAAAAATAAAAACTTTTGTTAAGACAAAGGGATTTTTAAAAATTAAGTAATTAATAAAAATTAAAATTAGATTAGTTGTAATAAATAGCAAGCAGTAAATTAATTTATCTTTTGTTGAAATTGCTTGAACAAAAAGCAAACTAAGAATAACAATTAAACTACTAATAGCTAAAAAAATGAATAGTCATAAAAGGTTTCGCTTATTTTTTTTAATTATTTGTTTAATATCTTCAACTGTCATAACTGCCCCCTGTGATAAAATTCGATTTTTTCTTTACTTAAAGTATATAATATTAATAGAAATAATTAAAATTATTATTTTATAAATCAAATAAAGAAAGAGGAAATGTAATATGACAAAAATTCTTACCTTAAAGCCATTTTTTTCAGAACGCCTATGGGGAGGACGTAAGTTAGAAAAATTTGGTTTTGAACTGCCAACTTCAGAAAAATATGGGGAAGCTTGAGTTATTAGTAGTTTAGATAATGGGATGACCTATTTAGATAATAATCAGGGATCATCAATATCTTTAAAACAGTATTTTTTAGATAACAGAACAACTATTTTTGATAATGCCGAAGAATTCCCGTTATTATCAAAGATAATTACTGCAAATGATTATTTATCAGTGCAAGTTCACCCTGATGATGCCTACAGTTTAAAGCATAATCAGATGTTAGGAAAACCAGAATGTTGATATATTATGGATTGTCCCGATAATGCCAAAATTATTTATGGTCATAATGCTAAAACCAAGGATGAACTAGTTGAAATGATTGCCAACAAAAAATGAAAAGAATTATTTTGTGAAGTACCAATTAAAAAAGGGGATTTTGTTTATGTCCCCCCTGGCAAAGTTCATGCCATTACCCCTGGGGTAACTGTTTTTGAATTGCAGCGTTCATCTGATAT
The Spiroplasma chrysopicola DF-1 genome window above contains:
- a CDS encoding type I phosphomannose isomerase catalytic subunit, producing MTKILTLKPFFSERLWGGRKLEKFGFELPTSEKYGEAWVISSLDNGMTYLDNNQGSSISLKQYFLDNRTTIFDNAEEFPLLSKIITANDYLSVQVHPDDAYSLKHNQMLGKPECWYIMDCPDNAKIIYGHNAKTKDELVEMIANKKWKELFCEVPIKKGDFVYVPPGKVHAITPGVTVFELQRSSDITYRFYDFDRADKDGNLRPLHIQECIDVTTVPDSNEQVIRINEGKLIDNEYFTLYLLKSNQTIKLTGIKWAQITLIKGSVVIDNQKLTAGQSALLVDLPENLDFIVDGEALFSYKK